The window CTGCAGCAGACCACCGACGGCGGGTATATCCTGGGGGGAAGGTCTTGGTCTAATGCGGATATAGACGGAGGGAAAAGCGAAAACAATCGGGGCTTATCTGACTACTGGGTGGTAAAGCTAGGCTGCGAGACATCCCCCCCACTTGTGAACCTGGGCCCCGATCGCCCCCTTAGCTGTGCCGCGCCCGATACCCTGCGCACCTATTACGCCCCCACCCTCAGCTACCGCTGGTACACCCTGGCGGCAGGGGTAGAAGATCCAGTACCGGGCGCTGCCAGCCACGAGCTGGAGGTACTTGCGCAAGGAACCTACATCGTAGAGGTAGAAAACACCTGCAACCTCATTAGTCGCGATACGGTGGTGGTAGGCCCACCCGCTGCGCCCCCCAAGCCCACCCTTGGCCCCGACCGCCCCTGGTGCCGCTGGACAGACCAGAACGCCAACGCCCCGACCTACCCCCCCGCAGCCGGTAACCCCAGCCTGGTGGGGCCCGCTGGCAGCAGCTACCGCTGGTGGAAGAATGGGGTGGAACTGACCGACCAGACCAACCGAGTGCTTAGCATAAACGAAACGGGCACCTACGTGCTGGAGGCAAGCACTGCCTGTGGCACCAGCCGCGATACCGTCGTCCTCACCCGCTACGACGAGGTGCAGCCCTTCAGCCTCACCAGCACCAGCGAGCCCCGCCTCTGCCCCGGCGAAACCCAAACCTGGGTAGGCCCCAGCGGCGACTTTGCCTACACCTGGGAGTGGGCCCGAAACCCCGACTTTAGCCAAGTGATTGCCACCACCCGGCAGATTGCCCTCACCCAACCCGGCACCTACCGCCTGACGGCCATCGACAGCTGCGGCAACTATTACCGCGACTCAGTTGTCATCACCCAGC of the Bacteroidota bacterium genome contains:
- a CDS encoding gliding motility-associated C-terminal domain-containing protein, with the protein product LQQTTDGGYILGGRSWSNADIDGGKSENNRGLSDYWVVKLGCETSPPLVNLGPDRPLSCAAPDTLRTYYAPTLSYRWYTLAAGVEDPVPGAASHELEVLAQGTYIVEVENTCNLISRDTVVVGPPAAPPKPTLGPDRPWCRWTDQNANAPTYPPAAGNPSLVGPAGSSYRWWKNGVELTDQTNRVLSINETGTYVLEASTACGTSRDTVVLTRYDEVQPFSLTSTSEPRLCPGETQTWVGPSGDFAYTWEWARNPDFSQVIATTRQIALTQPGTYRLTAIDSCGNYYRDSVVITQQADPSTLSLNLPPLYDRCIQQGRPLQLPADLGLAYRWTSEDGTLLGEKPVFMPPSGQGGTLTLEISDRCGRSATAQVEVIDPEASAVHRWGTAFSPNADGLHDTYPPASYLDGAYRLQVFDRWGQQVYAGSEPWRGTDGTTDLPEGAYVVLIQVPDCQGGTRELIRTLTVIR